The genomic region CTGCAATCTGTCCAAGTTGATTTTTCAATTCGACCATCTCTTTAGCTTGGTTTTCTAGATCCCGAGTCAAAGAAGCACAAGAAATAATtagtgtttgaagaattttaacATGATCCATTGACATACTTGAATTTGGTTGGAATTGTTGTGTGGCAGATTGTGGTGGcagcataggtcttgaatagaactcctcagaTGGCtaccaatatccttcttgttaaacttgttgaggttccctccacataaaatttaaaCGATCTCTCCCACTTGGATTGTAAGTGTTGAAAAACAAGTTGTTCCTTGATTGGTAATGGACTTGATAACCCCAAACATTGACACTATCACAGCCACCaatctcaattaattgaggatgttgattagtttgatatCCTTGCCTATGGGAcacaccaaatgtagggacactttgcattgtggacCTTTTGATATACTGCGAcataagagaagtaagattcaccatttgagcttgaagattagcaattgttatgtcttgcttctctagtacttgaaatcaaagaaataaaactaaatcaaatatcaaaagtaaaataaacaaagaaacagTGTGATTAGCAATTTTATTAATCCACggcaatggcgccaaaatttgatgtggtagaaactaacacacaaattaaaacctataaattatgcaatcgtatTATGAgtaaatagggatcgttctattccggggattagaagggatgctaatcaatacaaattaaacttataaacctgaaaactaagttaaactaacaacaaaacaatgacaaggggaattttggacgaatttaattaaaacaaaagtaaagtgcagcaagtaaattaagttgtgaatggagtatggatgaaaggatagctaaaggatttttctccacacatgaaacatatgcacaGAAATCGATTTACAGtaattcttcctataaaccatgaatgacaatgccccaaattaactgtgaacaacactaattaactctcagcttttcctaagttcattgaattggactcagcgacgcaaccaaattattcttctcaagttccctaactatgaaaagcatgatagagatacatctcaaagatcattaaattctgtgaaaatcataagcatcgacaaagtattcgtaactatgaaaagcatgatactcctaccaagaatttactaaactcaatcatgactagtgacttttactacttacaaatataagttcataacaattaggtgaaattcccttatattctagcatcaaatccttgCATgcaactaagtgtgcacccttaataaacatacaagaataagttctctataaagaagataagtaaatcgcattcatgttttatgaaacaataactggatgtaatcaattcatataaaacatatgatcatggcttcgaattcacctctagctaaaaagaaacttagttacgcatgttcatcataactgaaaaacaatttaaaataaacattgaaacttaaaacaaagatagaatgaACTCTgaaaaattccagcaacttcaatggatgaatggtaggtgCGGCACCCCTAAATCACTgcaggaatttcatatatatagggggaacaactgaatccaaagaggaaaaggttttggcattttgaattattttaggactctaaaaaTTAGGTACAGAGTCTTGGAATGTGATTTGGATTCCTCCTTATagctggagataagataagataagattagATAAGacaagataagataatgttcctctccaactaggattcctctttcttgtctAATTCCTTACCTTCCAAGCATCAACCTTAATTTCTCGAGATTTTAGCACATATctagcaccatttaaacaccaaaaacgtccagcccatatgctatccacacctgctatccaatccaagtccaaaattgttccaaattgctccattttgccatttattgtcatctttaccaattgaacctacaataatacgaaaataacttaaattactacaataaatagaaattaactaaataaatgcaaagaaataagataacaaagtcgcataaatatgctcctgtCACCAAACAAGGCCTTTTTGAGTGGCTAGTgatgtcttttgggtttatGCAACGCTCCAACGACATTTATGTGCCTTATGAATGAGGTACTTCGTCCatatattgatgaatttgtCATTGTTTATCTGGATGATATCTTTGTGTATAGTCCTACTTGGAAAGAACATCTAACTCATGTGGGAAAAGTGTTGGAAACGTTGAAACAATCTCAATTAAGACTGAATTTGAAGAAATGTGAATTTGGAAAAAGTTCGCTAGTGTATCTTAGTTTCATAGTTGGTGAAGAAGAGGTGAAAGTTGATCCGTCCAAGGTTCAGGCTATCACAAATTGGTGGAGACCTTGTACAGTAACTGAGGTGCGTAGTTTTATGGGAGCTTGCCAGTATGTACGTAAGCTTATCCGTCTTTTTTCTCAGATTGCAGGGCCATTATTTGAATTGACTAAGGCAGGGAGAAAGTTTTAATGGTCTGATAAACATGAGGATATCTTCAGATTGCTTAAATGAAAGATTTTAGAAGCTCCAGTATTAGCTTTGCCAAACTTCAAAGATCATTTGAGGTAGAAACAGATGCTAGTAATTATGCCTTGGGTGGGATTCTAAAGCAAGATGGGAAGCCAGTTGAGTATTATTATGAGATATTCAATTCTGCAATATGGAATTATCCTACCTGCGACAAGGAGTTGTTTGCTTTGCATCAGTGTGTGAAGCATTGGAGATGCTACTTGTTAGGTCAAGAGGTTATTGTGCATTCAGACCACAAGCCTTTGCAATACTTACAGTCATAATCTAAGTTGCAGCAAGCCCGTCATATGAAATGGACGTTATACTTACAGCAATTTAACATCATTATAAGGTACAAGAAGGGCACTACAAATAAGTTGGCAGATATGTTGTCTAGACCACGAAGTTATTCCGCTGTGCTGGTGGCTATGCAAATCCAACCTGTTGTTCTTTCTGAGTACGCGAAAAAGTATGACAATGATCATGATTTCAAAGAACCCTTTGAAAAGCTTCAACATGGGAAGACATGTCAATTTGAGATAAAGGATAATTTGATGTTCAAAGGAAAACAACTATGCATTCCTGTCAATGGAGACCAATTACAGTGGATTAGAGAATCTCATAATTCAAGATGTGCAGGACACTTGGAGTTGATAAGACCTTACTCAATCTACAACGGTATGTATATTGGCTGCGAATGCATGTAGATATTTCTCGCCTTATTCGAGGTTGGGTATTGCGTAATACGTCAAAACCTTCAAGGAAGTTGGGATTATACACACCATTACCGGTTCCCACCAGACCTTGGGAGAGCATTTCGATGGATTTCTTGGGTGGTTTACCTACCACCATAACCggatttgattatttgtttGTCGTGGTTGATAGATTCAGCAAGGTGGTGATCTTAATTCCTTGTTGtttaggcccaaaataatattattgggccgagtGTAGGTTTAGGTTCAGCCCAAAGCTAAATCGAATATACTATGGGCTACCTGGTGGTCCCGAGCCATTTAGCAAGGATGGTCGAGTCCTGTCGCAAGAAGGAGTACTTCGGATGAGCAAAGGGGTCGAAGAAGTCCTAATATAGTAAGGGGTCTTAGTCCAATTTGGATTCTTGACCAGAAATGAATATGGCCTCAAAAAAGGGGTGAGTTCAATGTCCTAATATGGGTAGGATTAGTCGAAGTGGAGTTGGAACAGAACAAGAAGTCCCAATCTAGATATAATTTTGACTTGATTTCAAGGAGGatttggtgctataaatacaaggcatCATGCAACAATCAAGTTCTCTCCaattcagcatacaattgccctacgcaaacctctcaaacaacttgagatttttcagtttctttttccaccaacacatcttcagtttggataaacaacattgtggaggcaaccggcgaacatctttagtttggataaacagtattgttgccgtagaatcaatcgaccaaggagcaccttcagtttggataaacaacactgcatcgaggccgactggttacctatccaagtcttggtcgagaagggtttctgaAACCTTATCAActgaggtcatcttattagccttctcagtgaaataaggtgttacgagttacgacattcggcacattaaacgccgagtgattttatgattgaatACTCACAAGTgggttttagagttcggcattctgatggccgaaccacattcatcatcaagacatacatctccttCGAGTATTTGTGCCCATATAGTATGGTGTCGATTCAACGTGCTTATActttcacgaatataatcaccatgGCCCAATCCGGCACTGAtaatttgtgaacttcgcagaactagcagccttgtcttcagtttcaagaatccaaaggccaagacttgttccttcctcgaccgcaATCACAAGATTAAGAAGTCAACATGGCGCTTAACGcagcatcaacaaattttactcctcggccaaggtTGGCTAACGAGTTGGCACACttcgcattcaaccgaaggatgtagttagcttattagttattcgGCCTGCgagccacgtaggctttgtaatttttagggtccaCATTTTGGCACACCCAGTGGGATCCTATGCTAGACCtttggagttcatgaccattgagacacggtgcgtaaagaagaaaacagtcatgggaaagtcaacaagcgACTTACCAGTACAAGGCCCTGGACAAGATTTGTCTCAGGTACAAAACCCTCTCATTGTCGTGCCACCCGAGGCTACAAGTGCGACACGCTGAGAGAAGGAAAATTGTCTCGGTGGACAGCCTCGCAACCCAGAAATTCCCAACCAAATGGcaggcattttcgtcaaaaggATAGTAGAGGATTGCGAcgaagatggtggggaaggttctgatccgccaactaggtcgtttctttGAAGACGACTTGATGAATAATCTCagcaggtcgagcagtcgattagccaaaaaatgaatgatttgttGACACAATACGAAGCAATAGTGATACACAGACGAGGATGCTTAAACTATTGGTCATGTTGGCCAACTTCGACGGTTTCCCCTTAAGAATGTTCCATTACAAGTCGAGAAATGATCCGTGCGGCTCCAACCAAGTGACTTGGAAAAGAGAGGCGGATCAAGCAGTAAATCTGATGGACCCGACCAAGGAGTGGAAACAACATCCATCAATATGACTAAGGTCCAAAGGATGATCGATTCGGCATTAAAAAAGGGGccaaagttcccaaagttcatccatccgtacccggcttatgtagaaAAGTTCGAATATCCTAAAGGCTTCAAGATCTCGTACTTCAGTCTTTTCGCTGGAGAATCATCCTTATCTTCGTTAGAACATGTAGCTCGGTTCACTGCGCAATGTGGAGACGTTAATAGCGACTTCCATAAACTACAGCTATTCAACTTCTCATTAATGGGTTCAGCCTTTGCTTGGTATATTAACCTCCTAACGAACTCTGTCCAGAGTTGGGAGGAATTGGTCGagaagttccatgaacaattctatcgaccagggatggaaatgtccgTTTCATCATTagctaggatggctcaagcttCAGACGAATCaccaatggaatacttaacaaggttcaaaTCGGCCagaaattggtgccgagtacctctctctgaagttgaattcgtcagaATCGCTCTAAACGGCctggacgtggaatacaaaaagaaattcctggGGCCAAATATctgagatatgtacgaacttgctcagtacgttgagcagtatgattatttgctctgAAAGGGAAAAATATCAAAGTCCCCATCCCGAGGAACGATATACAAGAATCCCACGGTCAGCTACGCATTGGCCGAAAGTGAGGATCCCCAATAAGCCAGTGTGGACGCAGCTGAAATAGTGATAGATAAACCATACGTTTGCAAGGCATTAGCTCAAATCAGCCCTAAAGATGCCAAAACCCACTCAGCCTTTGAAGAGATGATTAAACcatcaaaagtttacacctTCGATATCACCAAGGCCGATGTAATTTTCAACCAGTTGTTGGTAGCAAAGATCATAAAACTTCGGCCAGGACACAACATTCCTAAGGTCGAAGAATTGAAAGGCAAAacatattgcaagtaccataattcaaacaagcatGCTACCAATATTGCGTCGTGTTCCGTGATgcgattcaaagttggatcTAGAAGGGTAACTTAAAATTTCCTGAGAAACAGATGGCGATTGACGTCAATCCCTTCCCCTCgacaacaattggtatggtggatgctcatctccctaaaaacaaaggaaaagggaaggtcAAATTCGTCCCGGTACAACATATCCATAAGCAGGGTGGCCAGCCGAGACttaagattgatttattttcaaatgcaccacccacGGAGGCTTCTGGGCCGGCCATCGTTGAACCCATGTCAGGTTCTAGTTTCGAAGAAACTAATGAATCAATGGTTTTGTGCTGCCACAGTAAAACATGAATTGAACCTAAAGAGAGAACACCCCCAGCTCTAACTTCATGTCCACCGTCCACGGCCGCAGTGAAAGCTCTGAAGGAACTCGATGCTGGCCAATGACAGCAAGTGTTTGAgagactcggcccacaagtacaaGCAAAAGACCCAAACCCCAATCAGACAACGTCTTGACTTTGACGTGCCACTCTATAATGAAGATTATTACTTGCGTAACTCCAGCAGTTCGAGTTCATCGGTGGGTCGAAAAACCTTCAAGCCACCTAAGCCTCGTGACCAACGTTGgtatagttacaattctccAACTGGCCTGTATACGGCGTTATCTAAGTCTCAAAAACGTCGTCGCTAGcagatagattgcatggctcgacgACAAGAATCACAAACTAATTCAACTACCTGATGGTAGCCAAAATAGGCATCAGGAAGCAGCGACGATCGACCTACCCTAACCATTATGGCCAAAtactgcaagaaaaaaaggcagTTGATCACAActttgaaaccaccattgaagagtctGAGAAATGCATCAAGCTCCTTCTTCAACCCAGAGAGATGAAAGTTCGTCTTGAGCATTTCAGACAAGAAGCCGAAAGTAAGCCGTAGGAACCGTTAATAAAAGTACGGCGCAATCTGCACCCTTCATTCCTTGGTGAATCCTTAGAGTACATGcgggaatttcataagaaatatacCGCCAATGACTTATACAGACtgcccaaggcatgtcaggaagcccttgACCTAACATTAACTTGCCCTGATGTTGAACAAATTATTCAGAAAACCACTGATCCGGCAATAAAAGCTAGGTTCCAGCATATACGTGAGGCTCGAGTCCTCGGCTTTGAGGTCAACCCATACACAGATATAGACAACGTCGAGCTACCTTTTACACTTGAAGACCTTCAACACCTgcgatatcatttcgaagtcttctcaGACGTGTCGCTTTTCGGCCTTACGGCCGATAAGGAAAATCGTGTGGCGCGTTTAAATGCATACCTGGACACAAGGAACGCCCGAATTGCCTACGAAGAACGAGCCCATAAAGCATTACAAGAACAACATCACTCTTCGGCAATAAACAAGCTCGAGGACGATGACCATAATGAAATAGGTTCAGTCAACGCGCCCCAAGAGTAGGTATATACTGAGGCAATAAATAATCCAGTTGAAAACACTCCAAACACTGATACTACATCTCTTAATCTGGAAGTCGACGACCAAAACCCGATAGGCCTTTCGGGACTCGATCACATGGAAATCAGCATGGACATTGTCCCCCCGGTTGAATTTCAACCAAAAACCTACCAATCAAATATTTTGGATGGGGACGTGGTTGCCGAAGAAGCTACATAAGTAGAGTTCATGGCTACTAAGGAAGATGAGAAAATCAGTAAAGGCGACAAGCTTAAGGCAGCACTGGCCAAATTGTTCCCCCATTCTTCTtctgttaatctccaacatctaaagtCGTTATACGTTACAGGTCATATTGAAGGATACCCTATTTCCAaggtgtttgtcgactgtggagccacattCAACATTATGCCGATCTCCATCATGAAGGCATTGTGCCGCTCCAATGACGAGCTCATACCATCAGGGATTACGATGAGCAGCTTCATCGGCGACAAGTCTCAAACCAAATGAGTGCTCCCATTAGAAGTCATCGTTGCAGGTCACAACCATATGACTGCATTCTTTATACTTGACTCAAAGACCGACTATAATGCATTCCTTCCATCAAACAAGTTGCATTCCTTCTATCGTTGTACCACGTTCTTATATTTTGGGacggcaaatcggtcgtagtctATCCAGCCAATAATTAACCgcttgaaaccaacatgatttaGGCTCGCTATTATGACGATCACCTCGGTTACATCACCCTACAGGGTTTTAATGAGGACGGATAGCAGACTCAAATTTCAGTTCAGAAAGCCATCGAGGTAGGCGCCGAGACTGTACAGCAGGATTCAACGAGACTCGGCTTGGCAGATCTAATTACCAATGCTGATGACTGACGCCGCCAAACAAGAAAGGCGTCGAGCTACGGGTTCATCCACCATGGAACGTCTACTGGCTCATTGGTATACCATTGCCAAGCAACCACACTCGGGCATAAActtaatcaaatttttggccgaagcagataacggcccaGTTTTATCGTTAGACAAAGTTCAGGCCGCACTGGCCAAACTCGAAGACAATTGCCCCTAAGTCAAAGACCCATTagaagaaataaatgttggCACAGCCGACGAGCCTCAACAGTTGTTTATTAGTGCGTTGTTGCCGCCCCCCATGAAGGTCGAGCTTTGTGAACTGCTCCATGAATTTAAAAATTGTTTCGCGTGGAATTATTATGAGATGCCAGGCCTTGACCGAAACCTCATCAAACATGAGTTACGCATCAATGTGGGTTGTAAGCCTTTCTAAAAACCCCCACACCAGTTCTCGACAGAAGTACAGCTCGGCATAAAGGACCAATTAGTTCAGCTTTtgaaagccgggtttattcAAACTGCTcagtatgtcgaatggttggccaatatcgtcccgatgttaaagaaaaatggagCCCTACGCATTTGCATCGCTTTCCGTAATTTGAATCTGGcaactcccaaggatgaatacacGATGCCAATTTCGGATTTACTAATTGATGTTGCAGCCAATCATGAAATGTTGTCCTTCATGGACGCCCATGTCAGTTACAACCAGATCTTTATTGTTGAAGCTAACGTTCATAAGACCGCCTTtcgttgcccgggggcactcgACACCTACAAATGGGTtgtcatgccattcggcctcaagaacGCCAGcaccacataccaacgagctaTGAATATGATATTCCATGATTTGATCGGTACGATCgtagaagtttatatcgatgatgtggttgtGAAATCAAAAAGTCGCCGAACGCACCTGGATGATCTTCGACAAGCATTCCTTTGTATACGCCAacataatctcaaaatgaacccggCTAAATGTGCCTTTGGTGTATCGGCCGgtaactttttgggttttcttgtgCACCATCGTGGCATCGACGTCGACAAAAATAAAGCTCGCGCAATCATTCACGCTCCACCCCCGGCGACCAAGAAGCAACTCAAGTCATGACTctggaagataaattttctccaCTGTTTCATAGTTAATTCGGCAGGCAAAATGAAAGCATTATCTACACTCTTGAAACTTAAGAACTCAGAAAGTTTGAATGGCGAGAAGAACATCAAGCGGCTTTCACGCAAATCAAGGTTTTCCTTACCACgcatttttagggtcaacacttGCAAAAAGATAATCACAGGGAAAGGAGCTGCCAAACTATTTTTCCATAATGTCTGGAAACATTTCGGGTTACCTACTTCTATCATTTTGGATCGAGATAGATTTCTTGGTCACTTTTGGAAGTCTTTATGAAGGACGATAGACACAAAGCTGAAACATAGTACCGCATTTCATCCTCAAATGGATGGGAAAACAAAAGTTGTCAATCGAACCATGATACACCGCTTGTGAGGGTATAACTCTAGACATCCTCGTACTTGGGATGCGACTTTACCATATTTGCAATTTGCCTTGAATAGGGCAATTCATAGTTCTACTTTGAACTCGCATTTCGAAGTTTGCTTGGGCTACCTACCTTCGTGTCCATTTGATATGACCTTTTCACTTGATGATAAgcgaaaaggaaaaaaagaggaagataGACTAAAGGCACAATGACTTTTGGAGTGTGTTTCAAAGGTTCATAAAGAAGTTGAGGAGCAGTTACAGAAGTCACGACAACGATATAGGGCTCGTCATGACAAACATAGGCTCCAACATGACTTCAATGAAAGTGATATGGTTTGGTTAAAGCTTAGTAAGGAACAATTGCTTGGTACAGGAAAGGAGCTAAAGCCTATTTGGTATGGGCCATTCAAGATCTTAGAAAAGATTGGAGATAATGCATTTTGACTTGAGTTGCCACCTTACATGCAAATGTATTCAGTAACAAATGATGAATACTTAACCCCACTAACGGACGGACTaatggctggtttggtattgctatgttttgaagaaaaaaaactgcttctgttgtgctgtgagaataagcta from Pyrus communis chromosome 4, drPyrComm1.1, whole genome shotgun sequence harbors:
- the LOC137732863 gene encoding uncharacterized protein, coding for MKDFRSSSISFAKLQRSFEVETDASNYALGGILKQDGKPVEYYYEIFNSAIWNYPTCDKELFALHQCVKHWRCYLLGQEQFNIIIRYKKGTTNKLADMLSRPRSYSAVLVAMQIQPVVLSEYAKKYDNDHDFKEPFEKLQHGKTCQFEIKDNLMFKGKQLCIPVNGDQLQWIRESHNSRCAGHLELIRPYSIYNGMYIGCECM